In Zygosaccharomyces rouxii strain CBS732 chromosome D complete sequence, one DNA window encodes the following:
- the LCB1 gene encoding serine C-palmitoyltransferase LCB1 (similar to uniprot|P25045 YMR296C Saccharomyces cerevisiae LCB1 Component of serine palmitoyltransferase responsible along with Lcb2p for the first committed step in sphingolipid synthesis) has translation MPHIPEVLPKSIPIPSFIVTTFSYVWFYLYPVLSRIPGGDFLIHYVRKSHQDDPYRTFVEIVLILYGIYYYLSKPQQKKGLQSNKPNLSPQEVDDLIEEWQPEPIVDPTVMDLQRWRLDAIPVIDGTGVNNRINIFQNGKKHENVLNLSSNNFLHLSQTPRVQDVARSVIKNYGVGACGPAGFYGNQDVHYNLEYRLSDFFGTESAVLYGQDFCTSASVIPAFTKRGDLLVADEKVSLAVQNALQLSRSTVYYYEHNNMESLEAILSELVESEKKENLPAISRKFIVTEGIFQNTGDIPPLPQLFELKNKYKFRLFVDETLSLGVLGKSGRGLTEYFGLPRKESIDITVGSMAHAFGSSGAFVLGDAVMSHHQRIGSYAYCFSASLPPYTARSVDEVLRILEEDNSSVTKLQKFSKLLHNEFLTDAKLPKYLEITSSPLSPILHLRLTPEFRYRKFGYSAEDLFCETMHQQKLVATTRYIEPYEQEERFLQKIVDRLLVESGLLITRNIIVVRQESLPFLPSLKICVNSGLQESDIVESCKSIKQVLVETCSE, from the coding sequence ATGCCGCATATTCCTGAGGTTCTACCTAAATCCATACCGATTCCAAGCTTTATCGTTACCACTTTTTCATATGTTTGGTTCTACCTCTACCCGGTGCTATCACGAATTCCCGGTGGTGATTTCCTTATACACTACGTGAGAAAGTCTCACCAAGATGATCCATATCGTACATTTGTTGAAATCGTATTAATTCTGTATGGAATTTACTACTATTTGTCAAAACCACAACAAAAGAAAGGTTTACAATCAAATAAACCAAATTTAAGTCCACAAGAAGTGGATGACTTAATTGAAGAATGGCAACCTGAACCTATTGTTGATCCAACTGTAATGGATTTACAGAGATGGAGATTAGATGCCATACCAGTGATAGATGGTACAGGTGTTAACAACCGtattaacattttccaaaatggtaaaaagCATGAAAACGTCTTAAACCTTTCATCCAACAACTTTTTACATTTATCACAAACCCCACGAGTGCAGGACGTTGCTAGAAGTGTTATCAAGAATTACGGTGTTGGTGCTTGTGGACCTGCCGGGTTCTATGGTAATCAGGACGTGCATTACAACCTGGAATACAGATTATCGGATTTCTTCGGTACGGAATCTGCCGTTCTCTACGGTCAAGATTTCTGTACTTCAGCATCAGTGATCCCTGCATTCACTAAAAGAGGTGACTTATTGGTAGCAGATGAGAAAGTTTCATTAGCTGTACAAAATGCATTGCAATTGAGTCGGTCTACAGTTTACTATTACGAACACAACAATATGGAATCTTTGGAGGCAATTTTATCCGAGTTAGTCGAAtctgaaaagaaggaaaacTTACCTGCgatttcaagaaaatttaTCGTCACTGAAGgtattttccaaaatacAGGTGATATCCCACCATTGCCACAATTGTTCGAGCTAAAAAACAAATATAAATTTAGACTTTTCGTCGATGAAACCTTATCACTTGGTGTGTTGGGTAAGTCCGGTAGAGGTTTAACGGAATATTTCGGTTTGCCTCGTAAGGAAAGTATCGACATTACAGTCGGTTCAATGGCTCATGCATTTGGATCGTCAGGTGCATTTGTCTTGGGTGATGCTGTCATGTCCCATCATCAACGTATTGGTTCCTATGCATACTGTTTCTCAGCGTCATTACCACCATACACAGCTCGTAGTGTGGATGAAGTCTTACGGATTTTAGAGGAAGATAATTCTTCCGTTActaaattacaaaaattctCCAAACTATTACacaatgaatttttgacCGATGCTAAATTACCCAAATACTTGGAAATTACTTCAAGTCCCTTATCCCCCATCTTACATTTACGGTTAACACCAGAATTTAGATACAGAAAATTTGGTTATTCAGCAGAAGATCTATTTTGTGAAACAATGCACCAGCAAAAACTGGTCGCTACCACTCGTTACATCGAACCGTATGAACAGGAGGAaagatttttacaaaaaattgTCGACCGTCTACTGGTGGAAAGTGGTCTCCTAATTACCAGGAATATCATAGTCGTTAGACAAGAATCATTACCCTTTTTGCCAAGTTTAAAGATTTGTGTCAATTCAGGCTTACAAGAGAGCGATATCGTCGAATCTTGTAAATCGATTAAACAAGTTTTGGTCGAGACTTGTTCTGAGTAG
- the GSR1 gene encoding Gsr1p (similar to uniprot|Q03559 YMR295C Saccharomyces cerevisiae Protein of unknown function): MMHFRKKSTASGDSQGSGGNPQHAKLSKEDEEKWKIRTASVSDPILEAVQEAQPFEQAADAFQDPNRKSYFSGLEGSSELRDIFGQPIGTPDISNPTRARDERPLDTIRGFEYAVSGDPSWASQLETSQYGFRVRPDFPLMTTNPYSMDNGAGTGSAPVYSEQAVYTAPASSGAGEGTEKKKKKRGLFGRKKKDN, translated from the coding sequence ATGATGCACTTTAGAAAGAAATCGACTGCCTCTGGTGATAGCCAGGGCAGTGGTGGTAACCCACAACATGCTAAATTGTCCAAGGAAGACGAAGAGAAGTGGAAGATCAGAACCGCAAGTGTTTCTGATCCAATTTTAGAGGCTGTCCAAGAAGCACAACCTTTTGAACAGGCTGCTGACGCTTTCCAGGATCCTAACCGTAAATCTTACTTCAGTGGACTGGAAGGATCCTCGGAACTCAGAGATATTTTTGGTCAACCTATCGGCACACCTGATATTTCGAATCCTACAAGAGCAAGGGACGAAAGACCGCTAGATACGATCCGTGGGTTTGAATATGCAGTATCTGGTGATCCATCCTGGGCAAGCCAGCTGGAGACCTCACAGTATGGGTTTAGAGTTAGACCTGATTTCCCCTTGATGACAACAAATCCATACTCAATGGATAATGGTGCAGGAACTGGTTCGGCACCTGTTTACTCCGAGCAGGCTGTTTACACCGCTCCAGCCTCGAGCGGTGCTGGTGAAGGTactgagaagaagaagaagaagagaggaTTATTTGGcagaaagaagaaggataaCTGA
- the EFG1 gene encoding Efg1p (similar to uniprot|P53328 YGR272C Saccharomyces cerevisiae Hypothetical ORF) produces MAPKSLRSNAEPLATAGTNKIKKRIRDLERLLARKRDTLPDTILIEKERSLDALRHELNQAHLKQKIRKNATKYHMVRFFERKKALRRYKQALKKNDADEILQSKIDLCYVVNFPKGEKYVAIFPNNEGDSTKTGQRRESFRAIVAKQLENGTLPVSLEDILQGKRLGNNGTGVAFDEDSEDEKEPLPKAEEEEEEEDEFFE; encoded by the coding sequence ATGGCTCCTAAATCTTTGAGATCTAATGCGGAACCATTGGCCACTGCTGGTACcaacaagatcaagaagCGTATAAGAGATTTGGAGAGATTATTGGCTAGAAAAAGAGATACTTTGCCGGACACCATCTTAATCGAAAAGGAAAGATCGTTAGATGCATTAAGGCATGAATTGAACCAAGCTCACTTGAAACAAAAGATTAGGAAGAATGCTACGAAGTATCATATGGttagattttttgaaaggaAGAAGGCATTAAGAAGGTATAAACAGGCGCtaaagaaaaatgatgccgatgaaattttacagaGTAAGATTGATTTATGCTATGTGGTTAATTTTCCCAAAGGTGAGAAATACGTGGCTATTTTCCCTAATAACGAAGGTGATTCAACCAAGACTGGTCAAAGGCGAGAGTCGTTTAGAGCCATTGTCGCCAAACAATTAGAAAATGGGACATTGCCCGTatctttggaagatattCTACAGGGTAAAAGGTTGGGTAATAATGGTACTGGTGTTGCATTCGATGAAGattcagaagatgagaaaGAACCTCTGCCAAaggcagaagaagaggaagaagaagaggacgAATTTTTCGAATAA
- the SLH1 gene encoding RNA helicase (highly similar to uniprot|P53327 Saccharomyces cerevisiae YGR271W SLH1 SKI2-like helicase) — MSATYSIHSAGSYMQAMQSMVNSSLSLAFDRTKSTVPKIDNELKLSKTPNVQAKMDQIRRLANDGNEWDDVFQEFGDISYEKLKNVVESYGKVNSAATFKKLSRLIEDSSSPLPKDILLDSVLDLVYSHEKTQLGKELLDLLGAENVELIDFLLQSRTEIVSQPKEHIIRMTDDAKNLPRFLSQGDIKDQYNQNAFLAKNQKLDPAQKVVKYPHVYRKYEAGGSSMMALSGQKYTLPVGTTRTSYQTYEEIIIPAADPDTNKRSFFIKLLKVKDLDHFCRQVFNYDTLNQVQSLVYPVAYNTNENMLICAPTGAGKTDVALLTILNTVKQFATIDEDGEVNIDYDDFKIVYVAPLKALAAEIVDKFQRKLEVFGIQVRELTGDMQLTKAEVIETQIIVTTPEKWDVVTRKGNGDDNLVSKVKLLIIDEVHLLHEDRGSVIETLVARTLRQVESSQSMIRILGLSATLPNFMDVADFLGVNRQVGMFYFDQSFRPKPLEQQLLGCRGKSGSKQCKENIDKVSYDKLLSMVEKGYQVMIFVHSRKETVRSARTFIGMAQENHEIDLFAPDPIMKSRFTKDLGKNRDKDIKEIFQFGFGVHHAGLARTDRNLTEKMFKDGAIKVLCCTATLAWGVNLPADCVIIKGTQVYDSKKGGFTNLGISDVIQIFGRAGRPGFGSAHGTGILCTSSDSLDEYVSLLTQQHPIESKFGSKLVDNLNAEISLGSVTNVDEAIQWLGYTYMFVRMRKNPFTYGIEWEELASDPQLYDRRRHLIVNAARRLHSLQMIVFDEISMHFISKDLGRISSDFYLLNDSVEIFNQMCNAKATEADVLSMISYSSEFDGVKFREEEATELSRLTDTAVECQVGGSVDTPQGKTNVLLQAFISQTRIMDSALASDSSYVAQNSVRICRALFLIGMNRRWGKFSKVMLDICKSIEKRLWYFDHPLCQFELPENVVRQLRTKNPSMEHLLELDADELGELVHNKKVGNKVFKLLNRFPKILIDAEIFPITTNVMRIHVELIPDFAWDFQVHGNAEFFWVLVEESDKSEILHFEKFILNKKQLANKHEMDFMIPLSDPLPPQVVVRVVSDTWIGCEYVHTLSFQHLIRPHNETLQTRLQRLRPLPTSALNNPLVESIYPFKYFNPMQTMLFYTLYNTNENVFVGSPTGSGKTVIAELAMWHAFRDFPGKKIVYIAPMKALVRERVDDWRKKITPVTGDRVVELTGDSLPDPRDVRDSTIVITTPEKFDGISRNWQTRRFVQDVSLVIMDEIHLLASDRGPILEMIVSRMNYISEQMHQPVRLLGMSTAVSNAYDMAGWLGVKNNGLYNFPSSVRPVPLKMYIDGFPNNLAFCPLMKTMNKPAFMAIKQHSPNKPALIFVASRRQTRLTALDLIHLCGLEDNPRRFLNVHDEEELRGYLSQVTDDTLRLSLQFGIGLHHAGLVEKDRSISHQLFQENKIQILIATSTLAWGVNLPAHLVIIKGTQFFDSKIEGYRDMDLTDILQMMGRAGRPAYDTSGTSIVYTRENRKLFYKHFLNVGFPVESSLHKVLDDHLGAEISSGSVSNKQEALDFLNWTFFFRRAHHNPTYYGITEDTTEAGVNEYLSELIDRTLDNLAESQCVEIFGGDIEPTPFLSISSYYYISHKTIRQLLNQIHLNATFKDVLKWLSMAEEFNELPVRGGEMIMNVEMSAQSRYPAEKTFTGDQEMTMLDPHVKAFLLLQAYMSRADLPIADYVQDTVSVLDQSLRILQAYIDVAAELGYYPVVMTIIKVMQCVKQGYWYEDDSVGILPGCNLKRRTDIEFSEQGFAIEDSDAKPRLTLEDLGKMGHKKLTSVMEKFQVDQEQRREFLNVCQRLPVLDSINFEDESRDSLIMTAKHFSNKNNKNFEVYCDAFPKMQKELWFVIAYKGQELLMLKRCQPKIQNKETIIVCDLVVPEDLKGQKLNFMIINDALDLSYQCEHQLLS, encoded by the coding sequence ATGTCAGCGActtattcaattcattctGCTGGCTCTTACATGCAGGCCATGCAATCTATGGTCAACTCCTCTCTATCGCTGGCCTTTGACAGAACAAAATCAACAGTGCCGAAAATTGACAATGAGTTAAAGCTGAGTAAAACTCCAAATGTTCAAGCCAAGATGGACCAGATACGCCGTCTCGCTAACGATGGTAATGAATGGGATGATGTTTTTCAGGAATTTGGTGATATATCCTATGAGAAGCTGAAAAATGTGGTGGAATCTTATGGTAAAGTTAATTCAGCAGCTACGTTCAAAAAATTATCCAGACTGATAGAAGATAGTTCTAGTCCATTACCTAAGGATATTTTGCTAGATTCGGTGCTAGATCTAGTTTATTCCCATGAGAAGACGCAGTTaggtaaagaattgttaGATTTGTTAGGAGCAGAGAACGTGgaattgatagattttTTACTACAATCTAGAACTGAGATAGTATCCCAACCTAAAGAGCATATTATTCGTATGACTGATGATGCAAAGAACCTGCCGAGGTTCTTGTCTCAGGGGGATATTAAAGATCAATATAATCAGAATGCATTTTTAGCTAAAAACCAAAAATTGGACCCCGCCCAAAAAGTGGTCAAGTACCCCCATGTTTATAGGAAATACGAAGCTGGGGGATCGTCTATGATGGCATTGTCAGGTCAAAAATACACATTACCTGTCGGAACCACGAGAACGTCGTATCAAACTTATGAAGAGATTATTATTCCGGCCGCCGACCCAGATACAAACAAAAGGtcttttttcatcaaattaCTCAAAGTCAAAGATTTGGACCATTTTTGTAGACAGGTGTTTAATTATGACACGCTTAACCAAGTTCAGTCGCTGGTGTATCCTGTGGCATACAATACCAATGAAAATATGTTGATTTGTGCTCCCACAGGTGCCGGTAAGACAGATGTGGCTCTATTAACCATTTTGAACACGGTCAAGCAATTTGCAACTATTGACGAAGACGGTGAAGTCAACATCGATTATGATGATTTTAAGATTGTCTATGTTGCGCCATTAAAGGCTCTTGCCGCTGAAATCgttgataaatttcaaagaaagtTAGAAGTGTTTGGCATACAAGTTCGAGAATTAACAGGTGATATGCAATTAACCAAAGCTGAAGTGATTGAAACACAAATCATTGTTACAACTCCCGAAAAATGGGATGTTGTAACTCGTAAGGGGAACGGTGATGACAATTTGGTATCCAAGGTCAAATTGTTGATTATCGATGAGGTGCATTTACTGCATGAAGACAGAGGTTCTGTCATAGAAACTTTGGTTGCAAGAACTCTGAGACAAGTGGAAAGTTCTCAATCGATGATTCGTATCCTGGGTCTATCTGCCACTTTACCGAATTTCATGGATGTAGCTGATTTTCTGGGAGTTAATCGTCAAGTCGGTATGTTCTACTTTGATCAGTCATTTCGTCCTAAACCATTAGAACAGCAGCTGTTGGGCTGTAGAGGTAAATCTGGTAGTAAACAGTGTAAAGAAAACATAGACAAGGTATCCTATGATAAGCTGCTATCTATGGTGGAAAAAGGATATCAAGTAATGATTTTTGTTcattcaagaaaagaaacagTAAGAAGTGCTCGCACTTTTATTGGTATGGCTCAAGAGAACCATGAAATCGACCTTTTTGCACCAGATCCCATCATGAAGAGTAGATTCACCAAAGATCTGGGTAAGAACAGGGACAAGGacatcaaagaaattttccaatttggatttggtgTTCATCATGCAGGGCTGGCTCGTACAGATCGTAATTTAACTGAAAAGATGTTTAAAGATGGTGCAATCAAAGTTCTATGCTGTACCGCTACATTGGCTTGGGGTGTTAATTTGCCCGCAGATTGTGTCATCATTAAGGGTACCCAAGTTTACGATTCTAAGAAGGGTGGTTTCACAAATTTAGGTATCTCAGATGTGATCCAAATCTTTGGTCGTGCCGGTAGACCTGGTTTTGGATCTGCTCATGGTACTGGTATTCTGTGTACTTCGAGCGATTCTCTAGATGAGTATGTTTCCCTGTTGACTCAACAACATCCAATAGAATCCAAATTCGGCTCCAAACTTGTGGATAACCTGAATGCTGAAATTTCCTTAGGTAGCGTCACCAATGTGGATGAAGCTATACAGTGGCTGGGTTATACATACATGTTTGTAAGAATGAGGAAAAACCCATTCACATATGGTATTGAATGGGAAGAATTGGCTTCTGATCCACAATTATACGACCGAAGAAGGCATTTAATAGTGAATGCAGCTAGAAGATTGCATTCGCTTCAAATGATTGTATTCGACGAGATTTCCATGCATTTCatttccaaagatttgGGGAGAATTTCCTCTGATTTCTATTTGCTAAACGATTCtgttgaaatcttcaacCAGATGTGCAACGCCAAGGCTACTGAAGCCGATGTCCTATCCATGATTAGTTACAGCAGCGAATTCGATGGTGTAAAGTTTAGAGAGGAAGAAGCTACGGAGTTATCGAGATTAACTGATACCGCTGTAGAGTGTCAAGTGGGTGGTTCAGTCGACACTCCGCAAGGGAAAACCAACGTCTTACTTCAGGCATTTATCTCCCAAACCCGTATTATGGATTCAGCTTTAGCATCTGACTCAAGTTATGTAGCTCAAAATTCCGTGAGGATTTGTCGTGCCTTATTCTTAATTGGTATGAACAGAAGATGGGGTAAGTTTTCTAAGGTAATGCTAGATATTTGCAAGTCCATTGAGAAAAGGTTATGGTATTTTGATCATCCACTGTGTCAGTTCGAATTACCAGAAAACGTTGTCCGCCAACTGAGAACCAAGAATCCCAGTATGGAACATTTATTAGAGTTAGATGCAGACGAGCTCGGTGAACTTGTGCATAATAAAAAAGTCGGGAATAAGGTATTCAAACTTTTGAATAGGTTTCCCAAGATCCTCATCGATGCTGAGATTTTCCCAATAACAACAAATGTCATGAGAATTCATGTGGAGTTAATTCCAGATTTTGCTTGGGATTTCCAAGTACATGGCAACGCCGAGTTCTTCTGGGTTCTAGTGGAAGAATCTGATAAATCAGAGATATTgcattttgaaaagtttatcCTCAATAAAAAGCAATTAGCCAACAAGCATGAGATGGATTTCATGATACCCCTTTCGGATCCTTTGCCGCCACAAGTTGTGGTGAGAGTGGTCTCAGATACTTGGATTGGCTGTGAATATGTGCACACACTATCATTCCAACATTTAATCAGACCTCACAACGAAACGTTACAAACAAGATTACAAAGATTAAGACCTTTGCCAACTTCCGCCTTGAATAATCCACTGGTGGAATCGATTTATCCgttcaaatatttcaaccCCATGCAAACCATGCTTTTCTATACATTGTACAACACCAACGAAAACGTATTCGTGGGTTCTCCGACAGGTTCAGGTAAAACTGTGATAGCAGAGCTTGCAATGTGGCATGCATTTAGGGATTTTCCAGGCAAGAAAATTGTATACATTGCCCCCATGAAAGCTTTGGTCCGCGAAAGAGTTGACGATTGGAGGAAAAAGATCACCCCTGTCACTGGAGACAGGGTTGTTGAGTTGACTGGTGATTCTTTGCCAGATCCTCGTGATGTTCGTGATTCCACTATCGTTATTACCACACCTGAAAAGTTTGATGGTATTTCACGTAACTGGCAGACCCGTCGATTCGTTCAAGACGTATCCCTTGTTATCATGGATGAAATCCATCTATTGGCAAGTGATCGTGGTCCTATTTTAGAGATGATTGTCAGTCGTATGAACTACATTTCAGAACAGATGCACCAACCGGTCAGGTTGCTCGGTATGTCAACTGCTGTTTCGAATGCCTATGATATGGCTGGATGGTTAGGAGTCAAAAATAATGGCCTTTATAATTTCCCATCCAGTGTCCGTCCTGttcctttgaagatgtaCATTGATGGATTCCCTAACAATCTGGCATTCTGTCCcttgatgaagacgatgaaCAAACCGGCTTTCATGGCGATTAAACAACATTCCCCTAACAAGCCAGCATTGATTTTCGTTGCCTCTCGTAGACAAACAAGGTTGACAGCCCTAGATTTAATTCACCTATGTGGTTTGGAAGATAATCCTAGAAGATTTTTGAACGTACACGACGAAGAGGAGCTGCGTGGTTACCTCTCTCAGGTAACTGACGATACTTTGAGATTATCACTACAATTTGGTATCGGATTGCATCATGCAGGTTTAGTGGAGAAGGATCGTTCTATCTCACATCAGTTGTTCCAGGAGAACaagattcaaattttgatcgCCACTTCCACCTTGGCATGGGGTGTTAATTTACCAGCACATTTAGTAATTATCAAGGGTACGCAGTTTTTCGATTCTAAAATTGAAGGCTATAGAGATATGGATTTGACTGATATTCTGCAAATGATGGGTAGAGCTGGTAGACCTGCTTATGATACTTCAGGTACATCCATTGTTTACACGAGGGAAAACAGGAAATTGTTTTACAAGCATTTCTTGAATGTAGGGTTCCCTGTTGAATCTTCTTTGCACAAGGTTTTGGATGACCACTTGGGTgctgaaatttcttcaggATCTGTTTCCAACAAGCAAGAGGCATTAGACTTCTTGAATTGGACATTCTTTTTCCGTAGAGCACATCATAATCCAACCTATTATGGAATCACCGAGGATACTACTGAGGCAGGTGTTAATGAATATTTGAGTGAATTGATCGATAGAACTTTAGATAATTTGGCGGAATCTCAATGTGTGGAAATCTTTGGAGGTGACATTGAACCTACACCATTCTTGAGCATTTCCTCATACTATTATATTTCACACAAGACAATTCGTCAATTGTTGAATCAAATCCATCTGAATGCTACATTTAAGGATGTTCTAAAGTGGTTATCGATGGCTGAAGAATTCAACGAGTTACCTGTGAGAGGTGGTGAAATGATCATGAATGTAGAGATGTCTGCTCAATCAAGGTATCCTGCAGAGAAGACATTTACTGGTGATCAAGAAATGACTATGTTGGATCCTCACGTGAAAGCctttttattattacaGGCGTATATGAGCCGCGCAGATTTACCCATTGCAGATTATGTGCAAGATACGGTTTCTGTATTGGATCAATCTTTGCGTATTTTGCAAGCTTACATCGATGTTGCTGCTGAATTAGGTTATTATCCAGTGGTTATGACGATCATCAAAGTGATGCAATGCGTCAAGCAAGGCTATTGGTATGAAGATGACTCTGTAGGCATCTTACCAGGCTGCAACTTGAAGAGGCGCACCGATATAGAGTTTAGTGAACAAGGTTTTGCTATAGAAGATTCTGACGCTAAACCAAGGTTAACACTTGAAGATTTGGGTAAGATGGGTCATAAGAAGTTGACATCAGTGATGGAGAAATTCCAAGTGgatcaagaacaaagaCGCGAATTCTTAAATGTCTGTCAGAGGTTGCCCGTCCTAGATTCTattaattttgaagatgagtcCAGGGACTCTTTAATCATGACTGCAAAGCATTTTAGTAACAAGAAtaacaaaaattttgaagtCTACTGTGATGCCTTCCCTAAGATGCAAAAGGAGTTATGGTTTGTTATTGCCTATAAAGGCCAAGAGTTattgatgttgaaaagatgtCAGCCCAAGATTCAAAACAAGGAAACTATCATAGTTTGCGATCTAGTGGTGCCTGAAGACTTAAAGGGGCAAAAGTTGAACTTCATGATAATTAATGATGCCCTAGATCTAAGTTACCAGTGTGAGCATCAACTACTATCTTGA
- the JNM1 gene encoding Jnm1p (similar to uniprot|P36224 Saccharomyces cerevisiae YMR294W JNM1 Component of the yeast dynactin complex consisting of Nip100p Jnm1p and Arp1p required for proper nuclear migration and spindle partitioning during mitotic anaphase B), protein MNVIDLSSQQVKDESCEYIDLNQAETEVFESSPLKEVVQNTVDEEQVPDYEPQINSQNIPAIETTRDKLGNLQLEQHVEEYSAVNRRKEIPESMEQRLLRIKDELEEIKALQELGHDSVNSQDLKMLEDLHHQLNSDSQSKMQGLRQRLSKETEADAVVLPHFTMNFEDCKRLLEVDQRMSLLEGKVGSTLDQEDDKSLVTKLEVLFRQIKILKNDSDTLGQFHERLAQINKNYEDSLAGRKARTDAKLYDAICGGMTMQETKVEELYKYHGLLESYGPIFPQLLNRIKQLSGMSDKILESYEIAHSLNSSVMDLQSQANKWENILNSVEQKLDQQEIDLNKNASYVNKRIAALENKPKS, encoded by the coding sequence ATGAACGTCATTGATCTCAGTAGCCAACAAGTTAAGGACGAAAGCTGTGAATACATTGATCTCAATCAAGCTGAAACCGAAGTATTCGAGTCATCGCCATTGAAAGAGGTTGTTCAAAATACCGTCGATGAGGAACAGGTACCTGACTATGAACCGCAGATTAACTCACAGAATATACCTGCAATTGAAACCACAAGGGATAAACTGGGAAATTTACAGCTGGAACAGCATGTCGAAGAATACAGTGCTGTGAATAGGCGGAAAGAGATACCAGAATCTATGGAACAGCGGTTATTGCGTATAAAGGATGAGTTGGAGGAGATCAAGGCATTACAAGAGCTGGGTCACGATTCTGTTAACTCTCAGGATCTCAAAATGCTAGAAgatcttcaccaccagtTGAACTCCGATTCACAATCAAAAATGCAGGGATTAAGACAGAGACTTTCTAAAGAGACGGAAGCAGATGCTGTGGTTCTACCTCATTTTACAATGAACTTCGAAGACTGTAAAAGGTTACTGGAAGTAGATCAGAGAATGTCATTACTAGAAGGAAAAGTGGGCTCTACTCTAGATCAAGAGGATGACAAGTCTTTAGTGACTAAATTGGAAGTACTCTTCCGTCAGATCAAGATCCTTAAGAATGATAGTGATACATTGGGTCAATTCCATGAGAGATTAGCGCAAATTAACAAAAACTATGAGGATTCACTTGCAGGAAGAAAAGCACGAACTGATGCCAAGCTTTATGATGCAATATGTGGAGGGATGACTATGCAAGAAACAAAAGTAGAAGAATTGTACAAATATCATGGACTACTAGAGAGTTACGGTCCCATTTTCCCTCAACTATTAAATCGAATTAAACAACTTAGCGGGATGAGTGATAAAATTCTTGAGAGCTATGAGATCGCGCATTCTTTAAACTCTTCTGTCATGGACCTTCAATCCCAGGCAAATAAATGGGAAAATATCTTGAATTCTGTAGAGCAAAAATTGGaccaacaagaaattgatctgAATAAAAATGCCAGCTACGTGAATAAGAGAATAGCAGCGCTGGAAAATAAGCCCAAAAGCTGA